The following coding sequences lie in one Schistosoma mansoni strain Puerto Rico chromosome 3, complete genome genomic window:
- a CDS encoding putative chloride intracellular channel, protein MADSDKPFVELFVKAALSDRKEKGACLISQQWLMTLCCLVEKGYIKLQVTPMTMDLQPASYVQLNAARHLPISWIKSGTINGEDASGLVISSTESLETLLIKLGCPDLNRNLKASDVRAAEKVFEDLYSSLMQYIMYDDKTSLCTILSNLNSYLASAAKPYAMGSEISYVDCQLAPKLQHVRVAGRAYHKFDIPLDMDHIWIYLRNIYGLNSFKDSCPATRDILMHYDLKKRLPKEIRPSLTGSDILLDIPEKFRLPSSNGDHY, encoded by the coding sequence ATGGCGGACAGCGATAAACCATTTGTGGAGTTGTTTGTAAAAGCAGCCCTATCAGATCGAAAAGAAAAAGGAGCTTGTTTAATCAGCCAACAGTGGCTCATGACCTTATGTTGTCTTGTTGAGAAAGGTTATATAAAGCTACAAGTTACTCCAATGACTATGGATTTGCAGCCTGCCAGTTATGTGCAACTAAACGCTGCTCGACATCTCCCTATTTCGTGGATCAAATCAGGAACTATAAATGGCGAGGATGCCAGTGGGCTCGTTATCTCTTCTACGGAATCACTAGAAACACTGTTAATAAAGTTAGGTTGTCCTGATCTCAATCGCAACCTAAAGGCGTCTGATGTCAGAGCAGCTGAGAAAGTTTTTGAAGATTTGTACAGTAGTTTAATGCAGTATATAATGTACGATGATAAAACATCTCTTTGTACAATATTATCCAACCTAAATAGTTACTTGGCGTCTGCGGCAAAACCTTATGCTATGGGTAGTGAGATATCCTATGTTGATTGTCAGTTGGCACCCAAATTACAACATGTTCGTGTTGCGGGCAGAGCATACCATAAGTTCGATATTCCTCTTGATATGGATCACATTTGGATTTATCTTCGGAATATTTATGGCCTAAATTCGTTTAAAGATTCTTGCCCAGCAACTCGAGACATATTGATGCACTACGATTTAAAAAAGCGGCTCCCAAAAGAAATTCGTCCCAGTCTTACGGGATCAGATATTCTTTTAGATATCCCAGAGAAGTTTCGGTTACCGTCATCAAATGGAGATCACTATTAA